The following coding sequences are from one Streptomyces venezuelae window:
- a CDS encoding YncE family protein, with translation MRGRAAAAPRARAVATAVLAAAVLVGCGTGDDGRASAAPDPTRPTVTDTLPTTDTLPTTTLPATTKTPEGTLLVADFGSDTVTFVDPEKGPVDSVKVGQAPYGLTVGEDGRAWVATAEGVAVVDTVTRKRVDRIPYETETASGTGPVTTGEYRGGGMGIALAPDGEHVYVGVNVPGGDGTLEVIDTGEREVTDTVPVGRRPFDVDVSQDGREIYATGHDSFDVTVVRADSLEPRRIDVAPYGTEGGLGSWLKPHYAAVRPADGKLLLPFEGEKLVVLDPRTGEYDVEKMTANTHQHGVTVTDDGTLYAVGTGPIDPDADEGPSLTVRTKSGKERVIPLDGPHEDVAVSEDGRTVYVTGGFTRDGYWNGISVVDTEDGSVRRLPAGERPLGIAVL, from the coding sequence GTGAGGGGGCGCGCGGCAGCGGCCCCGCGGGCCCGCGCCGTGGCGACGGCGGTACTGGCTGCCGCGGTCCTGGTGGGGTGCGGCACGGGTGATGACGGCCGCGCGTCGGCCGCCCCGGACCCCACACGCCCCACCGTCACCGACACCCTCCCCACCACCGACACCCTCCCCACCACCACACTCCCCGCCACCACCAAGACCCCCGAAGGCACCCTCCTGGTCGCCGACTTCGGTTCCGACACCGTCACCTTCGTCGACCCGGAGAAGGGCCCCGTCGACTCCGTGAAGGTCGGTCAGGCCCCCTACGGGCTGACCGTCGGCGAGGACGGCCGTGCCTGGGTGGCGACCGCCGAGGGCGTGGCCGTCGTCGACACCGTCACCCGCAAGCGCGTCGACCGCATCCCGTACGAGACGGAGACGGCCTCCGGGACAGGTCCCGTCACGACGGGCGAGTACCGCGGCGGCGGCATGGGCATCGCCCTCGCGCCCGACGGCGAACACGTCTACGTGGGCGTCAACGTCCCGGGCGGCGACGGGACCCTTGAGGTCATCGACACGGGCGAGCGCGAGGTCACCGACACCGTGCCCGTCGGGCGGCGGCCCTTCGACGTCGACGTGTCGCAGGACGGCCGCGAGATCTACGCGACCGGCCACGACTCCTTCGACGTGACCGTCGTACGCGCGGACTCGCTCGAGCCGCGCCGCATCGACGTCGCCCCCTACGGCACGGAGGGCGGCCTCGGGTCCTGGCTGAAGCCGCACTACGCGGCCGTGCGGCCCGCCGACGGCAAGCTGCTGCTGCCCTTCGAGGGCGAGAAGCTCGTCGTGCTCGATCCGCGCACCGGCGAGTACGACGTCGAGAAGATGACCGCCAACACGCACCAGCACGGCGTGACCGTCACGGACGACGGCACGCTGTACGCGGTCGGCACCGGGCCCATCGACCCGGACGCCGACGAGGGTCCGTCGCTGACGGTGCGGACGAAGAGCGGCAAGGAGCGGGTGATTCCGCTGGACGGGCCGCACGAGGACGTCGCCGTGTCCGAGGACGGCCGTACCGTGTACGTCACGGGCGGCTTCACCCGCGACGGCTACTGGAACGGCATCTCCGTCGTGGACACGGAGGACGGATCGGTGCGCCGACTCCCGGCGGGGGAGCGGCCGTTGGGCATCGCGGTGCTCTGA
- a CDS encoding ankyrin repeat domain-containing protein — protein MNTTAADRRLLDAARAGNAAEVTAALAEGARVEARDTELRSPLLLAALGDHVEAARVLVAAGADVDAQDHRSDSPWLVTGVTGSVAMLHVLLPAGPDLKLRNRFGGISVIPASERGHVAYVREVLRVTDIDVDHINDLGWTALLEAVILGDGGRPHQEIVELLLTAGATPDLADRDGVTPLAHAERRGFDGIAELLRDAS, from the coding sequence ATGAACACCACCGCTGCCGACCGGCGGCTGCTCGACGCCGCACGGGCCGGGAACGCCGCCGAGGTGACCGCCGCCCTCGCCGAGGGCGCACGCGTCGAGGCCCGCGACACCGAGCTGCGCAGCCCACTGCTGCTCGCCGCGCTCGGCGACCACGTCGAGGCGGCCCGCGTGCTCGTCGCGGCCGGCGCGGACGTCGACGCGCAGGACCACCGTTCCGACAGCCCCTGGCTGGTCACCGGTGTGACGGGCAGCGTCGCCATGCTGCACGTGCTGCTGCCCGCCGGACCCGACCTGAAGCTGCGCAACCGCTTCGGCGGGATCTCTGTGATCCCCGCGTCGGAACGCGGGCACGTCGCGTACGTACGGGAAGTGCTGCGCGTCACCGACATCGACGTCGACCACATCAACGACCTCGGCTGGACCGCCCTGCTCGAAGCCGTGATCCTCGGCGACGGCGGCCGTCCGCACCAGGAGATCGTCGAGCTGCTCCTCACCGCGGGCGCGACGCCGGACCTCGCGGACCGGGACGGCGTCACGCCGCTGGCGCACGCGGAACGGCGCGGGTTCGACGGGATCGCGGAGCTGCTGCGGGACGCGTCGTGA
- a CDS encoding GlcG/HbpS family heme-binding protein, whose translation MQKLSRRTRVLTVAATAAVLGAGTFGAVSATAGTPDAAAKAAVTADAGNKNLTQSTHLTVAAATKAAQATLDAAKKENQRVSVAVVDRNGNTIVQLRGDGAGPQSPESAVKKAYTAVSWNAPTSELTKRLEQAPNLKDIPGTLFLAGGAPVTAKGAPVAGIGVAGAPSGDLDEKFAKAGVAALDR comes from the coding sequence ATGCAGAAGCTCTCCCGCCGCACCCGCGTCCTCACCGTCGCCGCCACCGCCGCCGTCCTCGGCGCCGGCACCTTCGGCGCCGTCTCCGCCACCGCGGGCACCCCCGACGCCGCCGCCAAGGCCGCCGTCACCGCCGACGCCGGCAACAAGAACCTGACGCAGTCCACGCACCTCACGGTCGCCGCCGCCACCAAGGCCGCGCAGGCCACCCTCGACGCCGCGAAGAAGGAGAACCAGCGCGTCTCCGTCGCCGTCGTCGACCGCAACGGCAACACCATCGTCCAGCTGCGCGGCGACGGCGCGGGCCCGCAGTCCCCCGAGTCCGCCGTGAAGAAGGCGTACACCGCCGTGTCCTGGAACGCGCCCACCTCCGAGCTGACCAAGCGTCTGGAGCAGGCCCCGAACCTGAAGGACATCCCCGGCACCCTCTTCCTCGCGGGCGGCGCGCCGGTCACCGCCAAGGGCGCACCCGTCGCGGGCATCGGTGTCGCGGGCGCCCCGAGCGGCGACCTGGACGAGAAGTTCGCGAAGGCGGGCGTGGCGGCGCTCGACCGCTGA
- a CDS encoding sensor histidine kinase, whose amino-acid sequence MHTAFFLLLGSSLARFLMRHPGEPRTPWIIALSVSLALLYVLGPTVGARPTAPRRLIWLSLVVAVWVVIVILAPSFAWCAVPLFYTGLRTLPPRAALFLVAVLTAFVVVAQLKLAGSFDPILLFAPPAWAAVAAAVFLYMQRQAARQRELIDDLIRTRRELAATERREGTLAERQRLSMEIHDTLAQGLSSQQMLLQAADRVWDADPAKARTHVRTAESITEHGLAEARRFVHDLAPADLADGGGVAQALRALAERESGAGLTVRFHAEGAPPPLPDRVSSALLRIAQGALANVREHADATTAAVTLTFLDDQVVLDVADDGRGFAPGAASGAAAGAGRSAATGATTGVRGHGLPAIRARAHQLGGTLTIESAPGEGAVLSVSIPLIPLIPLETQ is encoded by the coding sequence ATGCACACCGCGTTCTTCCTGCTCCTGGGGTCGTCGCTGGCGCGTTTCCTGATGCGGCACCCCGGCGAGCCCCGCACGCCGTGGATCATCGCGCTCTCGGTCTCCCTCGCGCTCCTCTACGTACTCGGCCCCACCGTCGGCGCCCGCCCCACCGCGCCGCGCCGCCTGATCTGGCTGAGCCTGGTCGTGGCCGTCTGGGTCGTGATCGTCATACTCGCGCCGAGCTTCGCGTGGTGCGCGGTGCCGCTCTTCTACACGGGGCTCCGTACGCTGCCGCCGCGCGCCGCCCTCTTCCTGGTGGCCGTCCTGACCGCGTTCGTGGTCGTCGCGCAGCTGAAGCTCGCGGGCTCCTTCGACCCGATACTGCTGTTCGCGCCGCCCGCCTGGGCCGCCGTCGCGGCCGCCGTGTTCCTGTACATGCAGCGTCAGGCCGCCCGCCAGCGCGAACTGATCGACGACCTGATCCGTACGCGCCGCGAACTGGCCGCCACGGAGCGGCGCGAGGGCACCCTCGCCGAGCGCCAGCGCCTGTCCATGGAGATCCACGACACCCTCGCGCAGGGCCTGTCCAGCCAGCAGATGCTGTTGCAGGCCGCCGACCGTGTCTGGGACGCGGACCCGGCGAAGGCCCGTACCCACGTCCGCACCGCCGAGTCGATCACCGAGCACGGTCTCGCGGAGGCGCGCCGCTTCGTCCACGACCTGGCACCCGCCGACCTCGCGGACGGCGGCGGCGTGGCACAGGCACTGCGGGCACTCGCGGAGCGCGAGTCGGGCGCGGGACTCACCGTCCGCTTCCACGCGGAGGGCGCCCCGCCGCCGCTGCCCGACCGCGTCAGCTCGGCGCTGCTGCGCATCGCGCAGGGCGCCCTGGCGAACGTACGCGAACACGCGGACGCGACCACGGCGGCGGTGACCCTCACGTTCCTCGACGATCAGGTGGTCCTGGACGTCGCGGACGACGGCCGCGGTTTCGCCCCGGGGGCGGCCTCAGGTGCGGCTGCGGGTGCGGGTAGGAGCGCCGCCACAGGCGCCACCACCGGCGTACGCGGGCACGGCCTGCCCGCGATCCGCGCACGGGCCCACCAGCTCGGCGGCACACTGACCATCGAGTCGGCGCCCGGCGAGGGCGCGGTCCTGTCCGTATCGATCCCGCTGATCCCGCTGATCCCGTTGGAGACACAGTGA
- a CDS encoding response regulator produces the protein MTGTSPTPAPTPVRLLVCDDHVVVRAGLLALLGSAPDIEVVGEAGTGEEAVALAAKLTPDVVLMDLQLGEGIDGVEATRRITSSPPPAPHVLVLTTYDTDADITRAIEAGATGYLLKAERPEELFSAIQAASQGRTALSPPVASRVMARMRAPRPTLTDRERDILGQLSQGLGNRDIARALFISEATVKTHLGRIYDKLGVDTRAGAVAVAKEQRLLP, from the coding sequence GTGACCGGCACGTCCCCCACCCCCGCTCCCACCCCGGTCCGCCTGCTGGTCTGCGACGACCACGTCGTCGTACGCGCGGGCCTGCTCGCCCTGCTCGGCAGCGCGCCGGACATCGAGGTGGTCGGTGAGGCGGGCACGGGTGAGGAAGCGGTGGCGCTGGCCGCGAAGCTGACGCCGGACGTCGTCCTGATGGACCTGCAGCTCGGCGAGGGCATCGACGGCGTGGAGGCCACCCGCCGCATCACGTCGTCGCCGCCCCCGGCCCCGCACGTCCTGGTCCTGACGACGTACGACACGGACGCGGACATCACCCGCGCCATCGAGGCGGGCGCGACGGGCTACCTGCTCAAGGCGGAGCGCCCCGAGGAACTCTTCTCCGCGATCCAGGCCGCGTCCCAGGGCCGCACCGCGCTCTCTCCCCCGGTCGCCTCCCGCGTCATGGCCCGCATGCGCGCCCCCCGGCCCACGCTCACGGACCGCGAACGCGACATCCTCGGCCAGCTCTCCCAGGGCCTCGGCAACCGCGACATCGCCCGCGCCCTCTTCATCAGCGAGGCCACGGTCAAAACCCACCTGGGCCGCATCTACGACAAGCTGGGCGTGGACACGCGGGCGGGCGCGGTCGCGGTGGCGAAGGAACAACGCCTGCTGCCGTGA
- a CDS encoding pentapeptide repeat-containing protein — protein sequence MVRRTKPVRVVEAVRRAEVRLPPLRPFEGGEYGGELRPDGDYDGVEFKELDLSGQDGGGALFMDCAVTGCAVDGTRLVRARFVDSVLTGPRGVGTDLAEASLRDVEVVDARLGGVQLHGGVLERVVVRGGKIDYVNLRKARLRDVVFEGCVLVEPDFGQASLERVEFRDCVVRGADFTGVRMTDVDLRDAAELDIARGIERLAGAVISPSQLMELAPAFAAQVGVRVAGAGE from the coding sequence ATGGTGCGGAGGACGAAACCGGTGCGGGTGGTCGAGGCGGTTCGGCGGGCCGAGGTGCGGTTGCCTCCGCTGCGGCCGTTCGAGGGAGGGGAGTACGGAGGGGAGTTGCGCCCCGACGGGGACTACGACGGCGTGGAGTTCAAGGAGCTCGACCTCAGTGGGCAGGACGGCGGCGGGGCCCTGTTCATGGACTGCGCGGTGACGGGGTGCGCGGTCGACGGGACGCGGCTGGTCAGGGCCCGGTTCGTCGACTCGGTGCTGACGGGGCCGCGAGGGGTGGGGACGGATCTCGCGGAGGCGTCGCTGCGGGATGTGGAGGTCGTCGACGCGCGGCTCGGGGGCGTGCAGTTGCACGGGGGCGTCCTGGAGCGGGTCGTGGTGCGCGGCGGGAAGATCGACTACGTGAACCTGCGGAAGGCGCGGCTGCGGGACGTCGTGTTCGAGGGGTGCGTGCTGGTGGAGCCGGACTTCGGGCAGGCCTCGCTGGAGCGGGTGGAGTTCCGGGACTGCGTGGTGCGGGGAGCGGACTTCACGGGGGTACGGATGACAGACGTCGACCTGCGGGACGCGGCGGAGCTGGACATCGCGCGGGGCATCGAGCGGCTCGCCGGTGCGGTGATCAGCCCGTCCCAGCTGATGGAACTGGCCCCGGCGTTCGCGGCGCAGGTGGGGGTGCGGGTGGCGGGGGCGGGGGAGTAG
- a CDS encoding NAD(P)-binding protein → MHTSTSTPPTRPHLKLTVIGGGLAGLTAAISAAEAGARVTLREAHHTLGGRARTSEGTYKTNEGPHALYSGGPLWTWLKQRDLIGPLAPLPPLEGARLRLLHGGTLRRTPPLAMLKLLRRRTEQAPVERDFMSWATEEVGEEGARAAAHYVAVATFHHDPGSLSARFVHERLRRTTKLPPQAHYPRGGWGPVVDRMAALAWNMGVRTETLDRVDTLDDLPRGGPVIVATSLDSARRLLGDASLRWESGRTALVDVAFRSRRGDLFVVSDLDRTGWVERFTAQDRTLAPAGEQLVQAQIPLSPDETKADGVAHAERLLDLGFPGWRERLTWRRASVANGRTGALDRPGTTWRDRPAIDRGDGVYVVGDQVAAPGLLSEVSFNSAVEAVSLALTKSALDLKSTSG, encoded by the coding sequence ATGCACACGTCCACATCCACTCCCCCCACCAGGCCACACCTCAAGCTCACCGTCATCGGCGGCGGCCTCGCCGGCCTCACCGCCGCCATCAGCGCCGCCGAGGCGGGCGCCCGCGTCACCCTCCGCGAGGCCCACCACACCCTCGGCGGACGCGCCCGTACCTCCGAAGGCACGTACAAGACGAACGAGGGCCCCCACGCCCTCTACAGCGGCGGCCCCCTGTGGACCTGGCTCAAGCAGCGCGACCTCATCGGCCCGCTCGCCCCGCTCCCACCCCTCGAAGGCGCCCGCCTGCGCCTGCTCCACGGAGGCACACTGCGCCGCACGCCGCCCCTCGCCATGCTCAAGCTCCTGCGCCGCAGGACCGAACAGGCGCCGGTGGAACGTGACTTCATGTCGTGGGCCACGGAGGAGGTCGGCGAGGAGGGCGCACGCGCCGCCGCGCACTACGTCGCCGTCGCCACCTTCCACCACGATCCCGGCTCGCTCTCCGCCCGCTTCGTGCACGAGCGGCTGCGCCGCACCACCAAGCTGCCCCCGCAGGCGCACTACCCGCGCGGCGGCTGGGGTCCCGTCGTCGACCGCATGGCCGCGCTGGCCTGGAACATGGGTGTACGCACGGAGACGCTGGACCGGGTGGACACGCTCGACGACCTGCCGCGGGGCGGGCCCGTCATCGTCGCTACGTCCCTCGACTCGGCCCGCCGCCTGCTCGGCGACGCGTCCCTGCGCTGGGAGAGCGGCCGCACGGCACTGGTCGACGTGGCGTTCCGTTCCCGCAGGGGCGACCTGTTCGTCGTCTCCGACCTGGACAGGACGGGCTGGGTGGAGCGTTTCACCGCCCAGGACCGTACGCTCGCCCCCGCCGGGGAGCAGCTCGTCCAGGCGCAGATCCCCCTCTCCCCCGACGAGACCAAGGCCGACGGCGTGGCCCACGCGGAACGCCTCCTCGACCTCGGCTTCCCCGGCTGGCGCGAACGCCTGACGTGGCGCCGCGCCTCGGTCGCCAACGGCCGTACGGGCGCGCTCGACCGGCCCGGCACGACCTGGAGGGACCGCCCCGCGATCGACCGCGGGGACGGCGTCTACGTAGTGGGCGATCAGGTCGCGGCGCCCGGGCTGCTGTCCGAGGTGTCGTTCAACAGCGCGGTGGAGGCGGTGTCGCTCGCGCTCACGAAGTCGGCACTTGACCTCAAGTCCACTTCAGGTTGA
- a CDS encoding zinc-binding dehydrogenase: MRAIRLHAFGPAENLVLDEIPDPEPGKGQVRITVAAAGVHLLDTAVREGIQGPLPELPALPTVPGREIAGIVDELGDDVPAHWLGKRVVAHIGFAPGGYAERVVTEASRLHEVPDDLDSAEAVALIGTGRTTMGILRFTTLTPDSVAVVPAAAGGIGTLLTKYAKHRGATVIGLAGGPEKTDRVRANGADLAVDYTDAKWPDEVRAYLTERLDGRAATVVFDGVGGDAGRHAVDLLGPGGTHIVFGWAGKGPHDGEPLTFTEEELAARGITQLNVLGPAMMRKAGGDNPVRTLELAALAAASQGHFTPAVQRFPLAEAAAAHRALESRATMGKVVLIP; the protein is encoded by the coding sequence ATGCGCGCCATCCGCCTCCACGCCTTCGGTCCCGCCGAGAACCTCGTCCTGGACGAGATACCGGATCCCGAGCCCGGGAAGGGTCAGGTCCGCATCACCGTGGCGGCGGCCGGCGTGCACCTCCTGGACACCGCGGTCCGCGAGGGCATCCAGGGCCCGCTCCCCGAACTCCCCGCCCTGCCCACCGTCCCCGGACGCGAGATCGCCGGCATCGTCGACGAACTCGGCGACGACGTCCCCGCCCACTGGCTGGGCAAGCGCGTCGTCGCCCACATCGGCTTCGCCCCCGGGGGCTACGCCGAGCGCGTCGTCACCGAGGCGTCCCGCCTCCACGAGGTGCCGGACGACCTCGACTCCGCGGAGGCGGTCGCCCTGATCGGCACGGGGCGTACGACGATGGGCATCCTGCGGTTCACCACGCTGACGCCGGACTCCGTGGCCGTCGTCCCCGCCGCGGCGGGCGGCATCGGCACGCTCCTCACGAAGTACGCCAAGCACCGCGGCGCCACCGTGATCGGCCTGGCGGGCGGGCCGGAGAAGACGGACCGCGTCCGCGCGAACGGCGCCGACCTCGCCGTGGACTACACCGACGCGAAGTGGCCCGACGAGGTCCGCGCGTACCTCACGGAGCGGCTCGACGGCCGCGCGGCCACCGTCGTCTTCGACGGCGTGGGCGGCGACGCGGGCCGGCACGCGGTGGACCTGCTCGGCCCCGGCGGCACGCACATCGTCTTCGGCTGGGCCGGGAAAGGGCCGCACGACGGCGAGCCGCTCACCTTCACCGAGGAGGAACTCGCCGCGCGCGGCATCACCCAGCTCAATGTGCTCGGCCCGGCGATGATGCGGAAGGCGGGCGGCGACAACCCGGTCCGCACCCTGGAGCTTGCCGCCCTCGCCGCCGCGTCGCAGGGCCACTTCACCCCGGCCGTGCAGCGCTTCCCCCTCGCGGAGGCGGCCGCCGCACACCGCGCCCTGGAGTCCCGGGCCACGATGGGCAAAGTCGTCCTGATCCCTTGA
- a CDS encoding GNAT family N-acetyltransferase, with product MESVQFRDIPEAGIDRALSLSYLVFHENPEDEKRKHHHDLLRGCTRIGAYEGEELVGLVAAFPFTVSVPGGELPCPCLTFVSVAPTHRRRGVLSGMLAELFARATADGAPIAALWASEDAIYGRFGFGPATLGHTVEVDSRRPLALRITPDDRPLRLIDPSDAPGVLGEYYDRTRAERAGRIARGEAWWREEWLVEEDEEDDELSPPRVVVLGAPDEPVAGYAIYRTRTRDDAPGLVRLDELEADTPAVAAALWRYLASIDLTGLVRAWGRPVDDPLHLFSADRDQVRVTGEFPALWVRLVDVRGALEARSWAAPVDVVLDVRDGRLPANEGRHRLTASPEGCTYERTEDPADLTLDVRDLAACYLGGTKTAALLRAGLATEHTPGTAAALDAALHTALLPHTVDEF from the coding sequence ATGGAATCCGTCCAGTTCCGCGACATCCCCGAGGCCGGGATCGACCGCGCGCTCTCCCTCTCCTACCTCGTCTTCCACGAGAACCCGGAGGACGAGAAGCGCAAGCACCACCACGACCTGCTGCGCGGCTGCACCCGCATCGGTGCGTACGAGGGCGAGGAACTCGTCGGTCTCGTCGCGGCGTTCCCCTTCACCGTGTCCGTTCCGGGCGGCGAACTGCCCTGCCCCTGCCTGACGTTCGTCTCCGTGGCCCCGACGCACCGGCGGCGCGGCGTGCTCTCCGGGATGCTCGCGGAGCTGTTCGCGCGGGCCACGGCGGACGGCGCGCCGATCGCGGCCCTGTGGGCGTCGGAGGACGCGATCTACGGAAGGTTCGGCTTCGGCCCCGCCACGCTCGGCCACACCGTGGAGGTCGACTCCCGCCGCCCCCTCGCCCTGCGCATCACCCCGGACGACCGGCCGCTGCGCCTCATCGACCCGTCCGACGCGCCCGGCGTGCTCGGGGAGTACTACGACCGGACCCGCGCCGAGCGCGCCGGACGCATCGCCCGCGGCGAGGCGTGGTGGCGCGAGGAGTGGCTGGTGGAGGAGGACGAGGAGGACGACGAGCTGTCGCCGCCCCGCGTGGTCGTCCTCGGCGCCCCCGACGAACCCGTCGCCGGTTACGCGATCTACCGCACCAGGACCCGCGACGACGCCCCCGGTCTCGTACGCCTGGACGAGCTGGAGGCGGACACGCCGGCCGTCGCGGCCGCCCTCTGGCGCTACCTCGCGTCGATCGACCTGACGGGCCTCGTCCGCGCGTGGGGACGGCCGGTGGACGACCCGCTGCACCTCTTCTCCGCCGACCGCGACCAGGTGCGCGTCACCGGCGAGTTCCCGGCCCTGTGGGTCCGCCTCGTCGACGTGCGCGGCGCGCTGGAGGCCCGCTCCTGGGCGGCCCCTGTGGACGTCGTCCTGGACGTGCGGGACGGCCGTCTCCCGGCCAACGAAGGCCGCCACCGGCTGACGGCGTCCCCCGAGGGGTGTACGTACGAGAGGACGGAGGACCCCGCGGACCTCACCCTCGACGTGCGCGACCTGGCCGCCTGCTACCTGGGCGGCACGAAGACGGCCGCCCTGCTCCGCGCGGGCCTGGCCACGGAGCACACCCCGGGCACGGCGGCAGCGCTGGACGCGGCCCTGCACACGGCGCTGCTGCCGCACACGGTGGACGAGTTCTAG
- a CDS encoding GNAT family N-acetyltransferase, with protein sequence MIRTATPADVPVIHTLVRDLAAYEKVPDEAKATEEQLHEALFGERPAAFAHIAEDDASGDVVGFALWFLNFSTWRGVHGIYLEDLYVRPEARGGGHGKALLTELARICVERGYERLEWSVLDWNEPSIDFYRSLGALPQDEWTVYRLTDGALDALGRS encoded by the coding sequence ATGATTCGTACCGCCACACCCGCCGACGTGCCCGTCATCCACACCCTGGTCCGTGACCTCGCCGCGTACGAGAAGGTGCCCGACGAGGCGAAGGCCACCGAGGAACAGCTGCACGAGGCGCTCTTCGGTGAGCGCCCCGCCGCCTTCGCCCACATCGCCGAGGACGACGCCTCCGGCGACGTGGTCGGGTTCGCGCTGTGGTTCCTCAACTTCTCGACCTGGCGCGGCGTGCACGGCATCTACCTGGAGGACCTGTACGTACGCCCCGAGGCGCGCGGCGGCGGCCACGGCAAGGCGCTCCTCACCGAGCTCGCACGGATCTGCGTGGAACGCGGCTACGAGCGCCTCGAATGGTCCGTCCTCGACTGGAACGAGCCGTCGATCGACTTCTACCGGTCACTGGGGGCGCTGCCCCAGGACGAGTGGACCGTGTACCGGCTGACCGACGGCGCACTGGACGCGCTCGGCCGTTCCTAG
- a CDS encoding aminoglycoside phosphotransferase family protein has protein sequence MIDIRVPDELVESQHLYAGEPGRAFIAALPARVREFVERWELTVDGDPMHGMAALVLPVVCADGTPAAVKFQLLDEETEGEPVALRVWDGDGAVRLLDHDAATGTMLLERLDSGRMLSTMADTRKAVLVLAELLARLTATPAPEGMRRLGDIAAEMVDDLPQALRTIADPAERALVERCGGAVREVMGEPGDRMLHWDLHFENVLASDREPWLAIDPKPLAGDPGFDLWPAIDNKFDADDVLWRFDAMTEVLSLDRERARAWTLGRVLQNALWEAEDGRPMVADDMEIARRLLGR, from the coding sequence GTGATCGACATTCGCGTTCCGGACGAGCTGGTCGAGTCGCAGCACCTGTACGCGGGGGAGCCGGGGCGTGCCTTCATCGCCGCGCTCCCCGCGCGCGTACGGGAGTTCGTGGAGCGCTGGGAGCTCACTGTCGACGGCGACCCGATGCACGGCATGGCGGCGCTCGTGCTGCCCGTGGTGTGCGCGGACGGCACGCCCGCCGCGGTCAAGTTCCAGCTCCTGGACGAGGAGACCGAGGGCGAGCCGGTCGCGCTGCGGGTGTGGGACGGCGACGGCGCGGTCCGGCTCCTCGACCACGACGCCGCCACCGGCACGATGCTGCTCGAACGCCTCGACTCCGGGCGGATGCTGTCGACGATGGCCGACACCCGCAAGGCCGTCCTCGTCCTCGCCGAGCTCCTCGCCCGGCTCACCGCGACGCCCGCCCCCGAAGGCATGCGCCGTCTCGGCGACATCGCCGCCGAGATGGTCGACGACCTGCCGCAGGCGCTGCGGACGATCGCCGACCCGGCCGAGCGGGCCCTCGTCGAACGGTGCGGGGGCGCGGTCCGCGAGGTCATGGGGGAGCCCGGTGACCGGATGCTGCACTGGGACCTGCACTTCGAGAACGTCCTCGCGAGCGACCGCGAGCCGTGGCTCGCCATCGACCCGAAGCCGCTCGCGGGCGACCCCGGCTTCGACCTCTGGCCCGCCATCGACAACAAGTTCGACGCGGACGACGTGCTGTGGCGGTTCGACGCGATGACGGAGGTCCTCTCCCTCGACCGCGAGCGGGCGCGCGCCTGGACGCTCGGGCGGGTCCTGCAGAACGCGCTGTGGGAGGCCGAGGACGGGCGGCCGATGGTGGCCGACGACATGGAGATCGCGCGGCGGCTGCTGGGCCGGTAG
- a CDS encoding DsbA family protein: protein MAVHKAGRKAARVATTVAAVALVGVAASACGPGDDDAKGGDRVSEKPAASAGEKSPDSGGPDSADPASGAPEAKAPSAASAQLADVPATVKGGVITVGDPKAKHTVKIYEDPRCPFCKKFEDGGAQALVKPVADGKVKVEYTIASFLDKNLGGSGSVNAANALRASVEAGKFPQYHAAVFANQAEEETDDAYTPAFLLKIADKVDGLRGGAFDKAVTNGTYKEWVGEAMESFSADGITGTPTVFIDGKKAGGDALYEQGAFAKELKAKGVS, encoded by the coding sequence ATGGCCGTACACAAGGCCGGGCGCAAGGCAGCACGCGTCGCCACCACGGTGGCCGCGGTGGCGCTGGTCGGGGTGGCCGCGTCCGCCTGCGGCCCCGGCGACGACGACGCCAAGGGCGGCGACCGCGTCAGCGAGAAGCCCGCGGCGTCGGCCGGGGAGAAGTCCCCGGACTCCGGCGGACCGGACTCCGCTGATCCGGCCTCCGGCGCCCCCGAGGCGAAGGCTCCTTCGGCGGCCAGTGCGCAACTCGCCGACGTGCCCGCCACCGTGAAGGGCGGCGTGATCACCGTCGGCGATCCGAAGGCCAAGCATACGGTCAAGATCTACGAGGACCCGCGCTGCCCGTTCTGCAAGAAGTTCGAGGACGGTGGGGCGCAGGCGCTGGTGAAGCCGGTGGCCGACGGCAAGGTCAAGGTCGAGTACACGATCGCGTCGTTCCTCGACAAGAACCTCGGCGGCAGCGGCTCGGTGAACGCGGCGAACGCGCTGCGGGCCTCCGTGGAGGCGGGCAAGTTCCCGCAGTACCACGCCGCCGTCTTCGCCAACCAGGCCGAGGAGGAGACGGACGACGCCTACACGCCCGCGTTCCTGCTGAAGATCGCCGACAAGGTCGACGGGCTGCGCGGCGGCGCCTTCGACAAGGCGGTCACCAACGGGACGTACAAGGAGTGGGTCGGCGAGGCGATGGAGTCCTTCAGCGCCGACGGCATCACGGGCACGCCGACCGTCTTCATCGACGGGAAGAAGGCGGGCGGCGACGCGCTGTACGAGCAGGGCGCGTTCGCCAAGGAGCTGAAGGCCAAGGGGGTTTCCTGA